The Streptomyces kanamyceticus DNA segment GGATGGACTCGGCCTGGCAGCTGCTGCTCTGCTGGGGGCTGCTCGTGGGCCTCGGCTCCGGGTCGATGGCGCTCGCCTTCGCGGCCACCGTCACCAACCGCTGGTTCACGGCGCGGCGCGGCCTGGTCACCGGCATCCTCACGGCGGCCTCCGCCTCCGGTCAGCTGATCTTCCTGCCGGTGCTCTCCTGGATCGTCGAGGAGCACGACTGGCGCCCCGCCGCGGTGACGGTCGCGCTCGCGGCCCTCGCCGTGGTCCCCTTCGTCTGGCTGCTGCTGCGCGACCACCCGGCCGACGTGGGCCTGAAGCCGTACGGGTCAAAGGAGTTCGTGCCGAAGCCGCCGCCCGTCACGGGGGCCGCACGGCGCACGATCGGGGTGCTGGTCAAGGCCGCCCGCACGGGCCCCTTCTGGCTGCTCGCGGGCACCTTCGCGATCTGCGGCGCCTCCACGAACGGCCTGGTCCAGACGCACTTCGTGCCCGCGGCGCACGACCACGGCATGAAGATCACGACGGCCGCCTCGCTGCTCGCCGTCATCGGGGTCTTCGACGTCGTGGGGACGATCGCGTCCGGCTGGTTCACGGACCGCTTCGACGCCCGGCGGCTGCTCGCCGTCTACTACGCGCTGCGCGGCATCTCGCTGCTCTTCCTGCCGATGCTCCTCATGGAGACCGTCCACCCGCCGATGATCTTCTTCATCGTCTTCTACGGCCTCGACTGGGTGGCGACGGTCCCGCCGACGCTGGCCCTGTGCCGCGAGCAGTACGGCGACGACAGCGCGATCGTGTTCGGCTGGGTCCTGGCGTCGCACCAGGTGGGCGCGGCCTTGGTCGCCTTCCTCGGCGGTCTGGCGCGGGACACCTTCGGCTCGTACGACGTGGTCTGGTATGCCTCGGGCGCCCTGTGCGCGGCGGCGGCGCTGATGGCCCTGGTGATCAGGAGCGGCGATCAGGCGAAGGTGGGGCCCGTCGCGGCGTGACCGGTGGGACGGTCGGGTCAGGTCGGGTCGGGTCAGGTCGTGAACCGGCCGAACTTGCCGCGGTGGAAGAGCAGCGGCTCTCCGTCGGCATCGGCGGAGTCGGTGCCGAGCGCGTCGACGCGGCCGACCACGATCAGGTGGTCGCCGCCGGTGTGCACGGCCTGGACCGTGCAGTCGATCCAGGCGGGCGCACCGGTGAGGCGCGGCGAACCGGACACCGGGGCCGCGTCGTAGACCACCCCGGCGAACTTGTCGGCGCCGCTCACCGCGAAGCCGCGGCAGAGCTCGCCCTGGTCGGCGCCCAGGACGTTCACGCAGAAGACGCCCGCGCGCGCGATCCGGGGCCACGTCGTCGACGTACGCGCGACCATGAAGGAGACCAGCGGCGGGTCGAGGGAGAGCGAGGAGAAGGACTGGCAGGCGAAACCGGCGGGGCCCGCCTCGCCGTCCGCGGCGGGTGCGGTGACAACGGTCACGCCCGTCGCGAAGTTCCCCAGCACACGCCGGAATTCGCCCGGATCGAGCGGCGCCCGCTCGTCGTCGCCGACCGCGCGCAGTCGGGGGCGCGGCGGCGCGCCCGGGTACGGCCCGGCGGCGGCCGGGGAAGTTTCGACGGGCCCCGTAGTGGTGGGGGCCCCGACCGACCTGAGGTATCGGACGGCGGTGGCCGCCATCCCTGCGTGTCCCATCACATCCACCATTGAAGCTGACGGGGTGTCAGATGGGAAGGGTGCTGCCGGACCTCACCGGCCCCTTGCGTATCTTCAGGCCCATGAACTGGGGGAATGCCGTCGGAGCCGCGTCGCGGGGCGGCACGGGAGACGTCGCGGGCGGCGGCACGCGAGACGTCCGGGGCAGCATGGGAGACGTCTGGGACGGCAGCGGCATGACGGCCGCTGCTGCCGCGTGCGCGGCGCAGCTGCCGGTGGCGGGCTTCCTCGCGTACGTCCTCTCCCTCGACAACGACGACTACGGAGCGGGCGGCGGGCCCTACATCGGCCTCGCCTGCGTGATCGTCTTCGCGCCGCTGCTGCTGCCGCTCGCCGGAGTGGTGCACTCCGCGCTGCAGACGCTGCCCGCGATGGCACTGGGGCGCCTCGCGGACCGGTGGCGGCGGCGCCGGGGCAGGGGCAGGGGGCATGAGCGGGCCTGGTCCCTCGGGCTCTCGCTGGTCGGTCTGCTGCCGGTGGGCGCCGCGTGGGCGGCCTTCTTCGCCCTCCTGGGCGGCCCGTTCGTGGCACTGGCGCTGGGTGCCGCGGCGAGCGGCGTGGTGCCCGTCCTCGCGGTCGCGTACTGGCGGCGGCAGGCCGAACGCCTCGGCGCCACACCGCGCCGACGCGGGATCTGGCTCCGCTCGGCCCTCGCGTCCGTGGTCCTCGGCGTCGCGGTCGTGGGGCTCGCGGTGCCCGCCACGATGGCGGGCCTCATCAAGGAGTACGAGCCGCCGCAGCCCTCACCCCGGCAACTGGCGGGGGCCTGGCGGTCCGACGACGGAAAGGTCGCGTTCACGCTGGCGGCGGACGGGCGAGCGGTGGTGCCACGCGCGCGTGCGTCGTGCGGGGGCACCGGGACGTGGACGGTCGGCACCGGCGAGCCGATGAACGGCACGCCGCGGCGCCCGACGGTCGTGATCGAGGTCGGCACGTGCGGAGACGGCGCTCGGTCCTGGATGATCGGCGGCACGGAGGACGACCTCGAACTCTTCGTGGCGACCGGGGACATGGACGCGCCGGACATCGAGAAGCTGCATCAGAGGTAGGGGGCGGGTCGGGCCTCGGGGGAAGGGGGGCGTCAGCACCCTCCGTACGTAGTGGTCGGCAATGCCCTCCGTACCCGTACGTAGGGGTCGTCAACGCCCTTCGTACGACGGCGACCGGCGCTCCACAAAGCTCGCCACGCCCTCGTTCGAGTCCGCCGTGGTCATGTTGATCTCCTGCGCCGCGGCCTCGGCGGCGAACGCCGTGGCGCGGTCCGACTCCAGCGCGGCGTTGACCAGTTGCTTGGTCATCGCGAGCGCGCGCGTCGGCCCGGCGGCCAGGCGCTCCGCCCACTCCCGGGCCGTCTTCTCCAGCTCGTCGGCGGGCACCACGCGATTGACGAGCCCCAGCCGCTCGGCGTCCGCCGCGGACACCGCGTCCCCGAAGAACATCAGCTCCTTGGCGCGCTGCGGCCCGATGAGCCGGGGCAGCAGATAGGCGCCGCCGCCGTCCGGCACGAGGCCGCGGCGCACGAACACCTCGATGAACTTCGCGGGTTCGGCGGCGATGACCAGATCGCAGGCGAACGCCAGATGGGCGCCGATGCCCGCCGCGGTCCCGTTCACCGCGGCGATCACCGGCTTCTCGCAGTCGAGGACCGCGGCGATCAGCCGCTGCGCGCCCCGCTTGATGGTGCGGGCGACGTCGCCCGGCACGCGCTCACCGGTGGCGGGCGCGCCGCGCAGGTCGGCGCCCGCGCAGAACCCCTTGCCGGTCGCGGTGATCACCACGGCCCGCACGGCGGGGTCGGCCGAGGCGTCGGAGAGCAGCGAGATGACGCGTTCGCGCTGGTCCCAGGTGACGGCGTTCATGGCATCGGGACGGTTGAGCGTGATCCACGAGACGCCGTTGTCAGTGGTGTGGAGTATCAATGAGTCGAGGGGATCGCGGGGGGCTTCGGGGGAGGGTGTCATGGGGGATCGGCTCCGTTTCGTGCGGGCGGGAGTGCGGTGGCGTCGCGGGCCGGGCGGGCCTTCGGGCCGTTCACCGGCGGTCCGTTCAGCGGCAGACGGCGAGCGCGTCGAGCGCCACGGCGCCCTGCCCGCGGGGCAGCACCATCAAGGGGTTGATGTCGAGTTCGGCGAGGTCGTCGCCCAGTTCCAGGGCCATCCGCTGCACCCGCAGGACGACTTCGACGAGCGCGTCGACATCGGCGGGCGGCGCCCCCCTGACCCCGTCGAGCAGGGCGCGCCCCCGCAGTTCGGACAGCATCGTCTTCGCCTGGTCCTCCCCGAAGGGCGGCACGCGCACGGCCGCGTCCCTGAGGACCTCGACGAGCACGCCGCCGAGCCCGACGGTCACCGTCGGGCCGAACAGGGAGTCGTGGGTGACGCCGACGACCATCTCGACCCCCGGCTCGACCATCTGGCAGACCAGTACGCCGTCCAGCGCGATGCCCTCGTAGCGGGCGATGTCGGTGAGCTCCCGGTAGGCGTCGCGGATCTGGCTCGCCGAGGTCAACCCGACCTTCACCAGGCCCAGTTCGGTCTTGTGCGCGAGCTGCGGGCCGGACGCCTTCATGACGACGGGGTAGCCGACGAGCCCGGCCGCGCGGACGGCCGCCGCCGCGCTGGTCACCAACTGCTCGCGCGGTACGCGAATCCCGTACGCGCGCAGCAGCTGCTTCGCCGCGTGCTCGCTGAGCTGCTGGCCGGGCCGCATCAGGGCCTGGGCCTTGCGGAAGGAGGGCGAGGGGGAGCGCGGCGCCTCGTCGAAGGGCGAGCGGTAGCCGGCCGTGAAGCGGTGGTGGTCGAGATAGGCGCCCACCGCCGTGATGCAGTTGGCGAACGTGCGGAAGGTGGCGACGCGCGAGGAGCCGAGCAGCGTGTGGCGGTAGGCGTCCTCGGTGCCGACCGGCGAGCCCCACACCACGCACACCAGCTTGTCCGTCTGCTCCGCCGCGTCCACCAGGTCCTGCGCGAGCTTGTCGCTCATCGGCGGGAAGGGGCCGGTGATCGGACAGATCAGCACCCCCACCTCAGGGTCGTCGAGGATGGCGTCGATGATCTTGCGGCCGCGCCAGTCGCCGACCGGGTGGCCGCCGTTGTCGACGGGGTTGGCGACGTTCAGGTACTCCGGTATCCACTGGTGCAGTTCCGCCTGCTTGGCGGCGGAGAGCGTGGGAAGCCGCAGCCCGCGCTCGCTCGCCAGGTCGGAGAAGTGCGCGCCCGTGCCGCCCGAGATCGAATAGACGACGACGCCGTCGGCGCTCGGCCTGCGCGCCCTCGCCAACAGGGCGGAGGTGTCCTGGAGTTCATCGAGCCCGTCCACGCGGATCACGCCGAACTGCCGCATCGCCGCGTCCACCACCGCGTCGGCGCCGGTCAGTTTGCCGGTGTGTGAGGCGGCCATGCGGGCGCCGGTCTCGGTGCGGCCCACCTTGACGGCGACGACGGGCACCCCGCGCCGGGCCGCCCGGTCGGCGGCGAGCAGGAACGAGCGGCCGTCCTTGAGGCCCTCCACGTAGCAGGCGATGGCGCCGACCTCGGGGCGCTCGGCGAAGTAGGAGATGAAGTCGGCGGTCTCCAGGTCGGCCTCGTTGCCGGTGGGCGCCCAGTGCGAGAGGCGGACGCCGAGTTCCTGCATGGTGAAGACGGGGCGGCCCTGGTGCCCGGACTGGGTGATCAGCGCGATGGCGGGGCCTTCGAGGTCGTCGCGGAACCTCTCGAAGGCGTTGAGGTTGGTGTTCGGCCCGAGCAGCCTGAGCCCGGAGCGTCCTACGGCCGCGGCGAGCCTGGCCTGGGCGGCCGCGCCTGCCTCGCCGGTCTCGGCGAACCCGGAGGCGAAGGCGACGGCGAAGCGCACCTTCTCCTCGGCGAGCTGCTCGATCACGGGCCCCGGGTCGCCGACCAACAGCACGGCCAGATCGACCTGTTCGGGCAGGTCCGCGACGGAGGGGAAGCAGGGGATGCCGAAGACGGACTGACGGGTGGGGTGCACGGGATGCAGTCGCGCGCCGACCCGCTCGGACCAGGCGATCAGCTGCCGGGTGATGCCGGTGTTGGGGCGGCCCTCGGCGTCCGACGCGCCGATGACGGCGACGGACTCGGGCCGGAAGAAGCGATCGAGGTCGGGTACGTCGGAGTGCAGCGGTCGGCCGCTGACGTCCAGGTCGTCCGCCGTGGCGGCCCTGCCGTGGACGGCGGGGGGTGGGAGTTCGCCGCAGGCCACAACATGCGCGCGGCGGGGGTCGGTGGTGAAGGTGCCGTGAGTCGATCCAAGCATCGGTCCGCCCGCTCCTGTGTGACAGCATTTAACTGACGCATAGTCAGATTACTGAACTGACGCTGTGTCAGGAACAGGGCTGCAGGCAAAGGCTCGGCTCTGGCGGGGGCGCCTTGGGTGGTGGGTCGTGGGGTGGTGGGGTCGTGGGGTGGGTGCGGGCCTCGTTGTGGTTGCTCGCGCCGTTCCCCTCGCCCCTTGCGCCGTTCCTCGCGCCCCTAAACAGCTGCGCCGTTCCCCGCGCCCCTAAACGGCTGCGCCGTTCCTCGCGCCCCTAAACGGCTGCGCAGTTCCCCGCGCCCCTAAACGGCTGCGTTCCCTGCGCGAGCAACCCAGTGAAAAGCCGCACCCGCCAAGGAGCCTGGCGCGGCAGACGCGACCGCGGGTCTGTGAGGGCTGGCCGCGCAGTTCCCCGCGCCCCTTCGGGGGCTATCCGTGGCGGCGCGCTATCGCCTTCGCGATCTTCTCCGCGTCTCGGGAGAGTTCGCGGAGCATTCCGCTGATGGGGTTGGTGAAGCCGGTGAAGTAGAGGTCGGGGGTCTGGCGGAGGGTGTGGGGGCCGTGGGTGGTGGGACGGCCTCGGGGGTCCAGGGGGGTGAGGTCGCCGACCAGGTCTTCCAGGGCGCGACGGTAGCCCGTCGCGGCGATGACGGCCTCCGGGGCGATCAGGGTGCCGTCGGCGAGGGCGACCTTGCCGTCCTCGAAGGACTCCACCGCGGCGACCGGCTCGACGCGCCCCGCGCGCACGGCGTCGATCAGGCCCACGTCCTGGACCGGGATCGCCCCCTCGTTGACCCGCGAGTACAGGCCCGTGGCGGGGCGGGGCAGACCCTTGGCCGACAAGTCGGGGACGCTGATCCTGGCGAGCGGGCCCGACAGGCGGTCGACCAGGGCGACCGGGAGCCGTCGGCACAGGATGCCCGTGCGCTGCGCGGGCCACCCGGCCGTGGCCCTGCGCACGATGTGCGGCGCCGTGCGCACCGCGAGCCGCACCCGGGACGCGCCGCCCTCGACGAGGTCGACGGCGATCTCGGCGCCGGTGTTGCCGACGCCGACGACCAGGACGTCCTTGCCCGCGAAGGGGGCGGGGTTGCGATAGGCGCTCGCGTGCAGGAGTTCGCCGGAGTACGTGTCGAGGCCGGGCCAGTCGGGGAGGTGCGGGGTGTGGTTGTAGCCGGTGGCGACGACGACCGCGCTGCCCGTCAACTGCCGCCCGCCGGTGGCGTGCAGGAGCCAGCCGGTGCCGTCGGGCGCACGCTCGAGGCCGGTCACCTCGACGCCGGTGACGACGTCGAGGCGGTGGTACTCGGCGTACTTCTCCAGGTAGCGGACCACGTTGTCACGTGCCACCCAGCGGCCGAACGACCGGGGAATGGCCAGTCCCGGCAGGCTGGAGAGTCGACGTGTCGTATGCAGCCGGAGGCGGTCGTAGTGGCCGCGCCAGGAGGCGCCGACGCGTTCGGACTTCTCCAGGACGACCGCGCGTACGCCTCGTGCGCGCAGGGCCGCCGCCACGGAGAGCCCGCCGGGACCGCCGCCGATGACGTAGACGGGGCGGTCCTGCTGGGTCGTTAGCGGAGGTGTCGAGTCGGCCATGACTGGAGAGTAATCGCGCGATTACTTGATGGGTGACGGTCAAGTCCGGAACCGGTTGCGAATTGATCACGGGGTGTGTGCGGCTCCGGCCCCTTGCGCATCGGCCGCCCCGTGCGCTGAACTGACGTACCGTCAGAAACGCGTAACCGCCGACCGACGTGCGCGTACCCGCAAGCCGAAGTGGAAGAGGCCACGGCATGGACTCGATCTGGCTCACCGGCGCCGAATGGCTCGCCGTGCTCCGCATAGGCCTCGGTCTGTGGTGGCTGGAGAGCTGGCGCCACAAGGACAAGAAAGGCTGGTTCGAGCGGGGTACGGGCATCGCGTGGGCGTCCGACGTGGCCGCCAAGCACAAGTGGAACGCGGTCCGCAGCGGCTTCGACACGGTCGTCGCGCCCCGGCCGAAGACGATGGCGTACGTCGTCGTCTATGCCGAACTCGCCCTCGGGCTAGGCCTGATCGTCGGCCTCCTCACCCCGATCGCGCTGCTCGGCGGCCTGCTCCTCAACCTCCTCTACCTCGTCCTGATGATCCACGACTGGGCCGAGCAGGGGCAGAACGCGATGATGGCGCTCGCCTCGCTCGTCGCCCTCTTCGCCATGTCCTGGCAGAGCTGGTCGCTCGACAACGCGATCGGACTCTTCTGATGGGCGGCGGCATGGGCGGCGGCGTGAGCGGCGGCATGAGCGGTGGGGCGGGCGGCGTGCGGTTCGACCTTCCGGAGGCCGATGCCTTCACCCGCCCCTACTGGGACGCGGCGGCGGAGGGGCGGCTCCTGATCCGCCGCTGCGGGGCGTGCGGCGCCGCGCACCACTATCCGCGCGAGTTCTGCCCGCACTGCTGGAGCGAGGACGTCACCTGGGAGCGGGCGAGCGGCCGGGCCACGCTCTACACGTGGTCGGTGGTGCACCGCAACGACCTGCCCCCCTTCGGCAGCCGCGTCCCCTACGTCGCCGCGGTCGTCGATCTCGCCGAGGGCCCGCGCATGATGACGGAGATCGTCGGCTGTGCGGAGGGGGCGGGGGAGAGGGAGGGGGAAGGCCGGTCGCAGGGGGGAGGAGAGCTGCGGATGGGGATGGCTTTGGAGGTGGGGTTCCGGGAGGTCGGGGAGTTCGTGGTGCCGGTGTTCGGGCCCGCGGGGCGCGGGTAGCGACGGGCCGTGGGGCGGGGCCTGGGTGGCGCCTCGGTCGTCACCCAGGATGCGTCGCCGAAAAGTTTTTGTGCAGGTGGAGCGGCCCCATGCACCATGGTTCATGCCCTCCGAACCGCACCACGCCTGGCAGTTGACCACCGACCTCGACGGTTTTCTCGCGCGCGCCGAAGAGTTCCTGCACTCCGCGCCCGCCCCGCACACCGTCCTGCTCAGCGTCACGGAAACCCTGCGTGTGCGGGGGCTCCAGGTGTACGGGGAGGGGGCGCCGCTCTTCGGTACGTACGCCGATGCCGATGCCGATGCCGACGGCGACGTCCGCGGCGCCTTCGTGTGGACCCCTCCGCACCGCCTCTCCCTCAGCCCGCTCGCCCCCGAGGCCGCCGAGGATCTCGCCCGGCAGCTCGCCGACGTCAGCCCGGACCTGCCGGGAGTCGCCGCCGATGTCGCCACCGGGGAGGCGTTCGTCCGGGCCTGGCAGAAGCACACCGGGGCCTCCGCGTCGGCCGGAATCCACCAGCGTCTGTACCGGCTCGGCACCCTCACCCCGCCCGAGCCCGCACCCCCCGGCCGCGCCCGCGTCGCCACCGGGGCGGACCGGGAGCTCCTGTCGCGCTGGCACCAGGAGTTCGGCGAGGCGGTCGGCGAGCGCCCGGCGATGAACCCCGGCGAGTGGACGGACTCCCGCCTCACCTACGGAGGCATCACCCTCTGGGAGACCCCCGACGGCACCCCCGCCGCGATGGCCGGTGTCACCCGCCGCACCGCGGGCCAGGTCCGCGTCGCCCCCGTCTACACCCCGGCGGCCCTGCGAGGCCGTGGCTACGGGGGCGCGGCCACGGTGGCGGTCAGCCGCGCCGCCCTCGACGCGGGCGCGTCCGACGTCCTGCTCTTCACCGACCTCGACAACCCGACGAGCAACAGCCTCTACCAACGCATCGGCTACCGGCCCGTCCGCGACTACACCCAGTACGACTTCGCCTACTAGTGGGGCATCAGCTACCCGGCAACGGACGGACATTGGCTCCGCCGACGAGGCTCAGTCGAGTAGGAGCGTCACATCCCCCGAGCCGGCAGCCCGTCCGAGGTGCCGGAAAGTGAAGGACTGGCCGTGCTCCAGAGCGACGGGCCGGTCAAGTGTGATCGTCACATCGCCCCTGTGGAGCGGATGCAAGGTGTCCGATTCCCGGCTGAGCGTCACGTCACCCGTTACTACAGCGGTGCCGATGTAGCAGTGGAGCCGCTCACCAGTGCGTACTTCAGCAGCGCCGTGTTCCTCGGACAGCAGCGATATGTCCGCGGCGAAACGGGTGTGTTCGCTGATGGAGCCAGGTGCCGCCAGCGCCTGCCCTCGCTCAACCGCACCGGCCGCCGCCCCACGTATCAACAGGCCCACATTCATGCCCGTACTCGCCTCGTCGACGTACCGACGGCAAGCTTCGATGTCTCCTACGGTGACGATGGCGTCGCCGCCGAAGCCGACGATCTCCACCTCGTCGCCCTTGCGAACCCGCCCGCGCTCGATCCGGCCCGTCAGCATGACGATCCTGCCCTGGTTCCGGCGGAAGACATCCTCGACGCGCATCAGGAACGGCTTGCCCGGTGCGTCCATCCGGGTTCCCCTCCCCACGGCCAGCCATCAGCGGATCGCCGAGGATAACAGTGATCACAGGCCGAGCACCGTCCTCCTCGTCGGCCGGATCCCGTAGCGGATCGGTCAGATGTAATAATCGTCGTCATGACGATAACGGTCGAGGGTGTGCGGGCCGCGGTGCACGACATGTCCGCGAAGCTCTACGACGGGCAGAGGCGCGACCTGGTCGGGTTCACCATCCGCGACGGCTCCTACCCCTGGATCGAGGTCCACGACGGCGTCATCCACTGGACCCTGATGGAGCGCGGCGTGAAATTCGGCCCCACCACCACCGAGGACCTGCACGAGGCCATGCACTGGGTCGCCCTCGACGCCACCAGGTCCATGGCCATGTACTGGGAGCTGGGCCAGCGGGACAGGTGGCCCGAGGACCGGGACACTCGGATCGGCTGGAACGCCAAGCAGGTCGGACTCCTGCGCCTCCTCGACGATCAGTGGGCCGAGGAGTACCGGGCGGAGATCCCCGAGCGATGCCCGGGGGTCCGGCTGGAGGACGTGGACGCCCACCCCCTCGACGGCTGGGTCGCGATCGAAGCCGCCGACGAGTCCTTCCTCGCCCGGCGCTGGCGCAAGCTCCGCGACAAGCTCCGCGAACCCTACTGAGCGTCAGCGGCGACGCTAAGGCCACAGCAACTCGCGCACCCAGTCGGCGCGTTCGGAGGCCTCGCCGTTCCGTCGGTAGCGCAGTCGCACATGTCGTCGTCGCACGTCCCCCTGGAAGTACTCCACCTCGACCGGGTCGAGCACGTACAGCGTCCACGACGCCGCGTCCGCGTCCGGCTCGGCCGCCGCCCGCTCCCAGGCGCCCGTCGATGCCCGCGCCAACTCGTCCGAGGAGCTGAGGACTTCGCTCTGGTGTCCCACGAGCGCCGCCGCGAGGGCGCCGGTCGAGCGGGCGTGCAGATCCGCGATGCCCTCGTGGTGCGGGGCCTCGGCGACCCGGCCACGGACGCGGATCTGGCGGGCCTGCGCGGGCCAGTAGAAGTGCAGGGCGGCCTCCGGGCGGGCGGCGAGCTGGCGGCCCTTCGCGCTGGTCGCGTGTGAGGCGAAGTGCCAGCCGCGGTCGTCGGCGTCGTGCAGCATCACCGTGCGTACGTCGGGCAGGCCCGTCTCGTCCACCGTCGCCAGGCCCATGGTGTGCGGCTCGGCCTGCCCGGCGGCCACGGCCTCCGCGAACCACTCGTGGAAGAGGGGCAGCGGGTTTGCCGGTGCCTCCGCCGGGTCGAAGGCGGGCAGGTCGATGTCCCAGACCCGCTGCGCCCGCAGGAGGCGCTGAAACTCTGTGGGGGAGGTGGGGGAGGTGGGGGAGGTGGGGGAGGTGGGGGAGGTGGGGGATGCAGGGGAGGGAGGGGATGGGTGGGGAGGAGAGGGCTGTGCGCCGGATGAAGTCATGTGCCGATTGTGGCGCGTGGGGCTCTGTGCCTGGTGGGGGGACGAGTCGCATGGGCGCTGTTCACCCCCTCACCCCGTCACCCCCTCACCCCCGCCCCAACACCACCGTCCCCGAAGAGCAGAACCACCCACCCGTCCCCGAAGCCACCGCCAGTTTCGGCAGGTCGCCGTCGGGGCGGCGGACCTGTCCTTCGCCCGCCTGGCCGCGCAGTTGCCGTACCGCCTCCACGAGCAGGAACAGGCCCCGCATGCCCGGG contains these protein-coding regions:
- a CDS encoding MFS transporter, producing MTQTIDPADATRTPGPERGRRASRIHRAWFVAAVTFVTIIGAAAFRSLPGLLIDPLNDEFHWSRGTIGLAVSINLALYGLTAPFAAALMDRFGIRRVVAVALVVIACGSGLTYWMDSAWQLLLCWGLLVGLGSGSMALAFAATVTNRWFTARRGLVTGILTAASASGQLIFLPVLSWIVEEHDWRPAAVTVALAALAVVPFVWLLLRDHPADVGLKPYGSKEFVPKPPPVTGAARRTIGVLVKAARTGPFWLLAGTFAICGASTNGLVQTHFVPAAHDHGMKITTAASLLAVIGVFDVVGTIASGWFTDRFDARRLLAVYYALRGISLLFLPMLLMETVHPPMIFFIVFYGLDWVATVPPTLALCREQYGDDSAIVFGWVLASHQVGAALVAFLGGLARDTFGSYDVVWYASGALCAAAALMALVIRSGDQAKVGPVAA
- a CDS encoding flavin reductase family protein; translated protein: MGHAGMAATAVRYLRSVGAPTTTGPVETSPAAAGPYPGAPPRPRLRAVGDDERAPLDPGEFRRVLGNFATGVTVVTAPAADGEAGPAGFACQSFSSLSLDPPLVSFMVARTSTTWPRIARAGVFCVNVLGADQGELCRGFAVSGADKFAGVVYDAAPVSGSPRLTGAPAWIDCTVQAVHTGGDHLIVVGRVDALGTDSADADGEPLLFHRGKFGRFTT
- a CDS encoding enoyl-CoA hydratase/isomerase family protein; protein product: MTPSPEAPRDPLDSLILHTTDNGVSWITLNRPDAMNAVTWDQRERVISLLSDASADPAVRAVVITATGKGFCAGADLRGAPATGERVPGDVARTIKRGAQRLIAAVLDCEKPVIAAVNGTAAGIGAHLAFACDLVIAAEPAKFIEVFVRRGLVPDGGGAYLLPRLIGPQRAKELMFFGDAVSAADAERLGLVNRVVPADELEKTAREWAERLAAGPTRALAMTKQLVNAALESDRATAFAAEAAAQEINMTTADSNEGVASFVERRSPSYEGR
- a CDS encoding acetate--CoA ligase family protein; the protein is MLGSTHGTFTTDPRRAHVVACGELPPPAVHGRAATADDLDVSGRPLHSDVPDLDRFFRPESVAVIGASDAEGRPNTGITRQLIAWSERVGARLHPVHPTRQSVFGIPCFPSVADLPEQVDLAVLLVGDPGPVIEQLAEEKVRFAVAFASGFAETGEAGAAAQARLAAAVGRSGLRLLGPNTNLNAFERFRDDLEGPAIALITQSGHQGRPVFTMQELGVRLSHWAPTGNEADLETADFISYFAERPEVGAIACYVEGLKDGRSFLLAADRAARRGVPVVAVKVGRTETGARMAASHTGKLTGADAVVDAAMRQFGVIRVDGLDELQDTSALLARARRPSADGVVVYSISGGTGAHFSDLASERGLRLPTLSAAKQAELHQWIPEYLNVANPVDNGGHPVGDWRGRKIIDAILDDPEVGVLICPITGPFPPMSDKLAQDLVDAAEQTDKLVCVVWGSPVGTEDAYRHTLLGSSRVATFRTFANCITAVGAYLDHHRFTAGYRSPFDEAPRSPSPSFRKAQALMRPGQQLSEHAAKQLLRAYGIRVPREQLVTSAAAAVRAAGLVGYPVVMKASGPQLAHKTELGLVKVGLTSASQIRDAYRELTDIARYEGIALDGVLVCQMVEPGVEMVVGVTHDSLFGPTVTVGLGGVLVEVLRDAAVRVPPFGEDQAKTMLSELRGRALLDGVRGAPPADVDALVEVVLRVQRMALELGDDLAELDINPLMVLPRGQGAVALDALAVCR
- a CDS encoding flavin-containing monooxygenase, whose amino-acid sequence is MADSTPPLTTQQDRPVYVIGGGPGGLSVAAALRARGVRAVVLEKSERVGASWRGHYDRLRLHTTRRLSSLPGLAIPRSFGRWVARDNVVRYLEKYAEYHRLDVVTGVEVTGLERAPDGTGWLLHATGGRQLTGSAVVVATGYNHTPHLPDWPGLDTYSGELLHASAYRNPAPFAGKDVLVVGVGNTGAEIAVDLVEGGASRVRLAVRTAPHIVRRATAGWPAQRTGILCRRLPVALVDRLSGPLARISVPDLSAKGLPRPATGLYSRVNEGAIPVQDVGLIDAVRAGRVEPVAAVESFEDGKVALADGTLIAPEAVIAATGYRRALEDLVGDLTPLDPRGRPTTHGPHTLRQTPDLYFTGFTNPISGMLRELSRDAEKIAKAIARRHG
- a CDS encoding DoxX family membrane protein is translated as MDSIWLTGAEWLAVLRIGLGLWWLESWRHKDKKGWFERGTGIAWASDVAAKHKWNAVRSGFDTVVAPRPKTMAYVVVYAELALGLGLIVGLLTPIALLGGLLLNLLYLVLMIHDWAEQGQNAMMALASLVALFAMSWQSWSLDNAIGLF
- a CDS encoding Zn-ribbon domain-containing OB-fold protein; the encoded protein is MGGGMGGGVSGGMSGGAGGVRFDLPEADAFTRPYWDAAAEGRLLIRRCGACGAAHHYPREFCPHCWSEDVTWERASGRATLYTWSVVHRNDLPPFGSRVPYVAAVVDLAEGPRMMTEIVGCAEGAGEREGEGRSQGGGELRMGMALEVGFREVGEFVVPVFGPAGRG
- a CDS encoding GNAT family N-acetyltransferase produces the protein MPSEPHHAWQLTTDLDGFLARAEEFLHSAPAPHTVLLSVTETLRVRGLQVYGEGAPLFGTYADADADADGDVRGAFVWTPPHRLSLSPLAPEAAEDLARQLADVSPDLPGVAADVATGEAFVRAWQKHTGASASAGIHQRLYRLGTLTPPEPAPPGRARVATGADRELLSRWHQEFGEAVGERPAMNPGEWTDSRLTYGGITLWETPDGTPAAMAGVTRRTAGQVRVAPVYTPAALRGRGYGGAATVAVSRAALDAGASDVLLFTDLDNPTSNSLYQRIGYRPVRDYTQYDFAY
- a CDS encoding EF-Tu/IF-2/RF-3 family GTPase; translation: MDAPGKPFLMRVEDVFRRNQGRIVMLTGRIERGRVRKGDEVEIVGFGGDAIVTVGDIEACRRYVDEASTGMNVGLLIRGAAAGAVERGQALAAPGSISEHTRFAADISLLSEEHGAAEVRTGERLHCYIGTAVVTGDVTLSRESDTLHPLHRGDVTITLDRPVALEHGQSFTFRHLGRAAGSGDVTLLLD
- a CDS encoding Imm63 family immunity protein, whose amino-acid sequence is MTITVEGVRAAVHDMSAKLYDGQRRDLVGFTIRDGSYPWIEVHDGVIHWTLMERGVKFGPTTTEDLHEAMHWVALDATRSMAMYWELGQRDRWPEDRDTRIGWNAKQVGLLRLLDDQWAEEYRAEIPERCPGVRLEDVDAHPLDGWVAIEAADESFLARRWRKLRDKLREPY
- a CDS encoding pyridoxine/pyridoxamine 5'-phosphate oxidase, translating into MTSSGAQPSPPHPSPPSPASPTSPTSPTSPTSPTSPTEFQRLLRAQRVWDIDLPAFDPAEAPANPLPLFHEWFAEAVAAGQAEPHTMGLATVDETGLPDVRTVMLHDADDRGWHFASHATSAKGRQLAARPEAALHFYWPAQARQIRVRGRVAEAPHHEGIADLHARSTGALAAALVGHQSEVLSSSDELARASTGAWERAAAEPDADAASWTLYVLDPVEVEYFQGDVRRRHVRLRYRRNGEASERADWVRELLWP